The following proteins are co-located in the Diaphorobacter sp. HDW4B genome:
- a CDS encoding YqgE/AlgH family protein, translating to MPLDPVPMNLTNHFLIAMPGMEDSSFTKSVIYLCEHTEKGALGLVINKPSDINLQGLLAKVDLSLGREDLTDEPVFQGGPVQTERGFVLHDSMLASNDEKSESAYASTMQIDGGLEMTTSKDVLEALSTGAGPRRVLVTLGYAAWGEGQLESELGENAWLTVSADSNIIFDTPVEQRYDRALSLLGLQSWMLTHQAGHA from the coding sequence ATGCCTCTAGACCCCGTGCCCATGAACCTGACGAACCACTTCCTGATCGCCATGCCGGGCATGGAGGATTCGTCGTTTACCAAGAGCGTCATCTACCTGTGCGAGCACACGGAAAAGGGCGCTCTGGGCCTGGTCATCAACAAGCCTTCCGACATCAACCTGCAGGGCCTGTTGGCCAAGGTGGATCTGTCGCTCGGGCGCGAAGACCTGACCGACGAGCCTGTGTTCCAGGGCGGCCCGGTGCAGACCGAGCGCGGCTTTGTGTTGCACGATTCGATGCTCGCCTCCAACGACGAGAAAAGCGAATCGGCCTACGCCTCGACCATGCAGATCGATGGTGGGCTGGAGATGACCACCTCCAAGGACGTGCTTGAAGCGCTGTCCACAGGTGCCGGTCCGCGCCGCGTGCTGGTCACCTTGGGCTATGCGGCCTGGGGCGAAGGGCAGCTCGAATCGGAGCTGGGCGAGAACGCCTGGCTCACCGTGAGCGCCGATTCCAACATCATCTTCGACACGCCCGTGGAGCAGCGCTACGACCGCGCGCTGTCGCTTCTGGGTCTGCAGTCGTGGATGCTCACGCACCAGGCGGGGCACGCTTGA
- the ruvX gene encoding Holliday junction resolvase RuvX, translating to MSVPDSQPQQPPTVPAQFQSFLAFDFGLKRTGVAIGTRMLRSASPQSTIKAEGEAARFAQVAERIREWQPDALVIGVPYHPDGAPHENTARALKFGRQLRGRFGLQVFEVDERYSTTEAISAGAADADAASACIILEQFLRNLP from the coding sequence ATGTCAGTTCCTGATTCTCAACCACAACAACCACCCACCGTTCCGGCGCAGTTCCAATCCTTTCTTGCTTTCGATTTCGGGCTCAAGCGCACCGGAGTCGCCATTGGCACGCGCATGCTGCGCAGTGCCTCGCCGCAAAGCACGATCAAGGCGGAAGGCGAGGCGGCTCGCTTTGCGCAGGTGGCCGAACGCATTCGCGAATGGCAGCCCGATGCGCTGGTGATCGGTGTGCCGTATCACCCCGATGGCGCGCCGCACGAGAACACTGCGCGGGCGCTCAAGTTCGGGCGTCAGTTGCGTGGCCGTTTCGGCCTGCAAGTCTTTGAAGTGGATGAGCGCTACAGCACGACCGAGGCCATCTCCGCAGGTGCGGCAGATGCGGACGCGGCGTCGGCCTGCATCATCCTTGAACAGTTTCTGAGGAATCTTCCATGA
- the pyrR gene encoding bifunctional pyr operon transcriptional regulator/uracil phosphoribosyltransferase PyrR, translating into MSTAATSSTTNTHTTTAAGGHLTLDAEALYRELLRGVRSMLTPSTHLAGVASGGMWLAQRLQKDLGLDGEAGVLSSSLHRDDFASRGLASSTSSVLPFDVNGADIILLDDVLYTGRTVRAVINELYDYGRPACVRLAVLVDRGGRELPIEAGFAAARVALPANQSLSLARAQDSGAFHFEVKVKEA; encoded by the coding sequence ATGAGCACTGCTGCAACTTCTTCAACCACAAACACCCACACGACGACCGCCGCTGGCGGTCATCTCACATTGGACGCCGAGGCGCTGTACCGCGAGTTGCTGCGCGGTGTGCGCAGCATGCTCACGCCCAGCACCCATCTGGCCGGTGTGGCCTCGGGCGGCATGTGGCTGGCGCAGCGTCTGCAAAAGGATCTGGGCCTCGATGGCGAAGCGGGCGTGCTGTCGTCATCGCTGCACCGCGACGATTTCGCAAGCCGCGGTCTCGCGTCGAGCACCAGCTCCGTGCTGCCGTTCGATGTGAACGGTGCGGACATCATTCTGCTCGACGATGTGCTCTACACCGGCCGCACTGTGCGCGCCGTGATCAACGAACTGTATGACTATGGCCGCCCCGCCTGCGTGCGTCTGGCCGTGCTGGTCGATCGTGGTGGGCGCGAGTTGCCCATCGAAGCCGGATTTGCGGCAGCGCGCGTGGCGCTGCCAGCCAACCAATCGCTGTCTCTGGCGCGTGCACAGGACAGCGGTGCATTCCATTTTGAAGTCAAAGTCAAAGAGGCCTGA
- a CDS encoding aspartate carbamoyltransferase catalytic subunit has product MLYKRNPQLNKNGELIHLLSTEGLPKDIITHILDTASNFVSVNDREVKKVPLLRGKSVFNLFFENSTRTRTTFEIAAKRLSADVFNLDIARSSASKGESLLDTIANLSAMAADIFVVRHSESGAPYLIAQHVAPHVHVVNAGDGRHAHPTQGLLDMYTIRHYKKDFSNLTVAIVGDVLHSRVARSDIHALTTLGAAEVRVVGPRTLVPADLAQMGVKVFNNLEDGIRDCDVVIMLRLQNERMSGALLPSSQEYFKSFGLTPEKLRLAKPDAIVMHPGPINRGVEIDSAVVDGPQSVILPQVTFGIAVRMAVMSIVAGNEA; this is encoded by the coding sequence GTGCTTTACAAGCGCAACCCCCAACTCAACAAGAACGGTGAACTGATCCACCTGCTCTCCACCGAAGGTCTGCCCAAGGACATCATCACGCATATCCTGGACACGGCCTCCAACTTCGTGAGCGTCAACGATCGCGAAGTCAAGAAGGTGCCGCTGCTGCGCGGCAAGAGCGTGTTCAATCTGTTCTTCGAAAACTCCACCCGCACGCGCACCACGTTCGAGATCGCGGCCAAGCGCCTGTCGGCCGACGTGTTCAATCTGGACATCGCGCGCAGCTCGGCCAGCAAGGGCGAGTCGCTGCTCGACACGATCGCCAACCTGTCCGCGATGGCAGCCGACATCTTCGTCGTGCGCCACAGCGAATCGGGCGCGCCTTACCTGATCGCGCAGCACGTCGCACCGCACGTGCATGTGGTGAATGCCGGCGACGGTCGTCACGCACACCCCACGCAGGGGCTGCTCGACATGTACACGATCCGTCACTACAAGAAGGATTTTTCCAACCTCACTGTGGCCATCGTCGGCGACGTGCTCCACTCGCGCGTGGCGCGCTCGGACATCCATGCGCTCACCACGCTCGGCGCTGCCGAAGTGCGTGTGGTGGGCCCGCGCACGCTGGTGCCTGCCGATCTGGCGCAGATGGGTGTGAAGGTTTTCAACAACCTCGAAGACGGCATTCGCGATTGCGATGTGGTGATCATGCTGCGCCTGCAGAACGAACGCATGAGCGGCGCGCTGCTGCCATCGAGCCAGGAATATTTCAAGAGCTTCGGCCTGACGCCGGAGAAGCTGCGTCTGGCCAAGCCCGACGCCATCGTGATGCATCCGGGCCCCATCAACCGCGGTGTGGAAATCGACTCCGCCGTGGTCGATGGACCGCAGTCGGTGATCCTGCCGCAGGTGACCTTCGGCATTGCGGTGCGCATGGCGGTGATGTCCATCGTCGCGGGCAACGAAGCGTAA